Proteins from one Oryza sativa Japonica Group chromosome 12, ASM3414082v1 genomic window:
- the LOC4352593 gene encoding uncharacterized protein: MGFTDEIVQVDVLERHLLAGLSPDDYKGISEDEILYDASFEATEDKFVKYQITWWILLSVLLILAWGVGLLMLLYLPIWIYVCRKDFRSRKLCLTPHAIVYKVTRPATFPCFGVLRNEKHVVLHSVSDIVVEQGYLQSLFGIYSIRFENIGVRKPSSDDIKITGISHPHDFRKAVLVHLLNTSNLNLSRKAYVHDDQQSTSSKPITMSSVPPLGDLILEKLDEVEISVKKMQTLLEDVERSRMKT, translated from the exons ATGGGATTTACAGATGAAATAGTACAAGTAGATGTGTTAGAAAGGCACTTGTTGGCTGGTTTATCACCGGATGATTATAAGGGAATAAGTGAGGATGAGATCCTCTATGATGCATCATTTGAGGCAACTGAAGACAAGTTTGTCAAGTATCAGATTACTTGGTGGATTCTGCTGTCAGTATTGTTGATCTTAGCTTGGGGAGTAGGACTCCTCATGCTGCTTTACTTGCCAATTTGGATATATGTGTGCCGGAAGGACTTCCGCTCAAGGAAGTTGTGTTTGACTCCACATGCTATTGTCTATAAG GTAACTAGGCCTGCCACTTTTCCTTGTTTTGGTGTTTTGAGGAATGAGAAGCATGTTGTCCTTCATTCAGTTTCTGATATTGTTGTCGAACAAG GTTATCTCCAATCACTTTTTGGTATATATTCAATCAGATTTGAGAACATTGGTGTCCGAAAGCCTTCTAGTGATGACATAAAGATAACTGGAATTAGTCATCCACATGATTTCAGGAAG GCTGTTCTTGTCCATCTTTTGAATACAAGCAATCTGAATCTCAGTAGAAAAGCTTATGTACACGATGATCAGCAGAGCACGAGTTCTAAACCTATAACTATGTCTTCG GTTCCTCCTCTTGGAGATTTGATACTTGAGAAGCTTGACGAAGTTGAAATCTCTGTGAAG AAAATGCAAACACTGCTAGAAGATGTTGAAAGATCCAGAATGAAGACTTAA